One genomic window of Gossypium hirsutum isolate 1008001.06 chromosome D11, Gossypium_hirsutum_v2.1, whole genome shotgun sequence includes the following:
- the LOC107912663 gene encoding protein FAR-RED IMPAIRED RESPONSE 1 produces MIKIGENQNAISNMVDCRDAMPCNDGVNENMVDIVDETARSRDSGIVDTSKRAVVGFEGDAEFEPHNGIEFESHEAAYSFYQEYAKSMGFTTSIKNSRRSKKSKEFIDAKFACSRYGVTPESDVGSSRRSSVKKTDCKASMHVKRRPDGKWIIHEFVKEHNHELLPALAYHFRIYRNVKLAEKNNIDILNAVSERTRKMYVEMSRQSGGYQNVNMLQSDVKNQFDKGRHLVVDEGDAQIMLEYFKRIKKENPDFFYAIDLNEEQRLRNLFWVDAKSRNDYPSFNDVVSFDTTYVKFNEKLPFAPFVGVNHHFQSMLLGCALLADETKPTFVWLMKTWLRAMGGQAPKVIITDQDKELKAAVEEVFPNTRHCFALWHILEKIPKSLAHVIGPHENFLPKFNKCIFKSWTDEEFDMRWSKMITRFELQDDEWVQSLYEDRKRWVPAFMDNVFLAGMATSQRSESMNSFFDKYIHKKITLKEFVKQYGAILQNRYEEEAVADFDTWQKQPALRSPSPWEKQMSIVYTHAIFKRFQVEVLGVVGCHPKRENENQGTIPFRVQDCEKNENFMVIWNEEKSEVSCSCRLFEYRGFLCRHAMIVLQMCGRTSIPPRYILKRWTKDAKSGQSTTEGTDRVQTRVQRYNDLCKHAIELSEEGSLSEESYNIAFCVLVEALKNCVNVNNSCISAVESTGHAQGLREAEEKNQGSLASKSSKKKSTNRKRKGQSEPALMFVDTQDSLQPMENLSSDGITLNGYYGAQQNVQGLVQLNLMEPPHDGYYVNQQSMQGLGQLNSMAPGHDSFFGTQQSMHGLGQLDYRPSASFTYALQDESQLRSTQLHGGVSRHP; encoded by the exons ATGATAAAGATTGGGGAAAACCAAAATGCAATTAGTAATATGGTGGATTGCAGAGATGCCATGCCTTGTAATGATGGAGTAAATGAAAATATGGTTGATATTGTGGATGAAACGGCACGTAGTAGAGATAGTGGGATAGTTGATACCTCTAAAAGGGCTGTTGTCGGATTTGAAGGGGATGCAGAATTTGAGCCACATAATGGCATCGAATTTGAGTCACATGAGGCAGCATATTCGTTTTATCAGGAATATGCCAAGTCCATGGGATTTACTACCTCAATTAAAAACAGTAGGCGTTCAAAGAAATCTAAGGAATTTATTGATGCTAAATTTGCATGTTCGAGATATGGAGTCACGCCAGAATCAGACGTGGGTAGCAGTAGAAGATCAAGTGTAAAAAAGACAGATTGTAAAGCCAGTATGCATGTGAAAAGAAGGCCGGATGGGAAGTGGATTATTCATGAATTTGTCAAGGAGCATAATCATGAACTTTTGCCAGCCCTTGCTTATCATTTTCGAATCTATCGGAATGTAAAATTGGCTGAAAAGAACAATATTGACATTCTAAATGCTGTTAGTGAACGGACGAGAAAGATGTATGTTGAGATGTCTAGACAGTCTGGTGGATATCAAAATGTAAACATGCTTCAGAGTGACGTAAAAAATCAGTTTGATAAGGGTAGGCACTTGGTTGTGGATGAGGGAGATGCCCAAATTATGCTGGAATATTTTAAGCGTATCAAGAAGGAGAACCCTGACTTCTTCTATGCAATAGATTTAAACGAGGAGCAACGGTTGAGAAATTTGTTTTGGGTTGATGCTAAAAGCAGGAATGACTATCCAAGTTTCAATGACGTGGTTTCTTTTGATACCACTTACGTGAAATTcaatgagaaattaccatttgcaccATTTGTTGGGGTTAACCATCACTTCCAGTCTATGTTACTTGGATGTGCATTGCTTGCTGATGAAACTAAGCCCACATTTGTTTGGCTAATGAAGACATGGCTTAGAGCAATGGGTGGACAAGCTCCCAAAGTTATAATTACTGACCAAGACAAAGAATTGAAGGCTGCGGTCGAAGAGGTCTTCCCAAACACGCGCCATTGCTTTGCTCTTTGGCATATTTTAGAAAAGATTCCCAAATCTCTAGCACATGTAATTGGGCCACATGAAAACTTTTTGCCTAAATTCAACAAATGCATTTTCAAATCTTGGACTGATGAAGAGTTTGATATGCGATGGTCGAAAATGATAACTCGATTTGAACTCCAAGATGATGAGTGGGTTCAATCATTGTATGAAGACCGCAAAAGATGGGTACCTGCTTTCATGGACAATGTCTTTCTTGCTGGAATGGCTACAAGTCAGCGTTCTGAAAGTATGAACTCCTTCTTTGATAAATATATCCATAAGAAAATTACTCTGAAAGAGTTTGTGAAACAGTATGGGGCTATTCTGCAAAATAGATATGAAGAGGAAGCTGTTGCTGATTTTGATACCTGGCAGAAACAGCCAGCACTAAGATCTCCATCACCATGGGAAAAACAGATGTCAATTGTTTATACACATGCAATATTCAAAAGATTCCAAGTTGAAGTCTTGGGTGTAGTTGGTTGCCATCCCAAAAGGGAAAATGAAAATCAAGGAACTATACCGTTTAGAGTTCAAGACtgtgaaaagaatgaaaattttatggtaatatgGAATGAAGAAAAGTCAGAGGTTTCTTGTAGCTGTCGCCTGTTTGAATACAGAGGTTTTCTTTGTCGGCATGCAATGATTGTTCTCCAAATGTGTGGTCGCACAAGTATCCCTCCTCGTTATATATTGAAGAGGTGGACTAAGGATGCTAAGAGTGGGCAATCAACAACTGAAGGAACAGACCGAGTGCAAACAAGGGTGCAACGATACAATGATTTGTGCAAACACGCAATTGAACTGAGTGAGGAAGGATCATTGTCTGAAGAGAGTTATAACATTGCTTTTTGTGTATTGGTAGAGGCTTTGAAAAATTGTGTCAATGTTAACAACTCTTGTATCAGTGCGGTAGAATCTACTGGCCATGCTCAAGGTCTTCGTGAAGCAGAAGAAAAAAATCAAGGGAGTCTTGCTtcaaaatcaagtaaaaaaaagAGCACAAACAGGAAACGGAAG GGGCAATCAGAGCCAGCTCTCATGTTTGTTGATACCCAGGACAGCTTGCAGCCAATG GAGAACCTGAGCTCAGATGGGATAACTCTTAATGGCTACTATGGTGCACAACAGAATGTGCAAGGACTG GTACAGTTAAACTTGATGGAACCACCTCATGATGGTTATTATGTTAATCAGCAAAGCATGCAGGGTCTT GGACAGTTGAACTCTATGGCACCCGGCCATGACAGTTTTTTTGGCACTCAACAAAGCATGCATGGTCTG GGACAATTGGATTATCGGCCTTCAGCTAGTTTCACTTATGCTTTGCAG GATGAGTCCCAATTGAGGTCAACACAATTGCATGGTGGTGTCTCAAGACATCCATGA
- the LOC107912664 gene encoding 3-hydroxyisobutyryl-CoA hydrolase-like protein 5: protein MAKEVVNPDELVVVGEELDHVRIITLNRPRHLNVISSKVVSLLAKYLEKWERDEQAQLILIKGAGRAFSAGGDLKMFYEGRKSKDSCLEVVYRMYWLCYHIHTYKKTQVALVQGISMGGGASLMVPMKFSVVTEKTVFATPEASIGFHVDCGFSYMLSHLPGHLGEYLALTGARLNGKELVVAGLATHFVPLEKLPELEKRLISLNVGDENAVKATIEEFSLHVQLDEDSILNKKQIIDECFSKDTVADIIKSFEVEASKEGNEWIGPVLKGLKRSSPTGLKITLRSIREGRKQTLAESLNKEFRLTMNILRTTISADVYEGIRALTIDKDNAPKWDPPILDQVDDEKIDLVFQPFAEDLELKVPEQEDCRWDGKYENSAYAK from the exons ATGGCAAAAGAAGTTGTTAATCCCGATGAACTG GTTGTTGTTGGAGAGGAATTAGACCATGTAAGAATCATCACTTTGAACAGGCCTCGACATTTGAATGTCATCTCATCCAAAGTG GTCTCCCTGCTAGCTAAATACTTAGAAAAATGGGAAAGAGATGAGCAAGCTCAGCTTATACTGATCAAG GGAGCCGGGCGTGCATTTTCTGCTGGTGGAGATTTAAAAATGTTCTATGAGGGAAGGAAATCAA AGGATTCCTGCCTTGAAGTGGTCTATAGAATGTATTGGCTTTGCTATCACATTCATACCTATAAGAAAACTcag GTTGCTCTTGTTCAAGGAATTTCAATGGGAGGTGGTGCATCATTGATGGTCCCGATGAAGTTCTCAGTTGTAACAGAAAAAACT GTCTTTGCAACACCAGAAGCAAGTATTGGGTTTCATGTGGACTGTGGTTTCTCATACATGCTTTCCCATCTCCCTGGCCATTTGG GGGAATATTTAGCTTTAACCGGGGCTAGGTTAAATGGTAAGGAATTGGTTGTAGCTGGACTAGCAACCCATTTTGTCCCTCTTGAG AAACTTCCTGAGCTGGAGAAGCGTCTGATTAGCTTGAACGTTGGTGATGAAAACGCTGTCAAGGCTACAATTGAGGAATTTTCTTTGCATGTGCAGCTTGATGAAGACAGTATTTTAAACAA GAAGCAGATAATTGATGAATGTTTCTCAAAGGATACTGTTGCAGACATTATAAAATCATTT GAAGTGGAGGCTAGCAAAGAGGGCAATGAATGGATTGGTCCTGTACTGAAAGGGTTGAAAAGATCATCGCCAACAGGATTGAAAATAACATTGAGATCG ATTCGTGAAGGGAGGAAGCAAACTCTGGCTGAAAGCCTGAATAAAGAATTTCGACTAACAATGAATATATTACGGACCACAATCTCTGCAGATGTCTACGAG GGTATCAGAGCCCTCACCATTGACAAGGATAATGCTCCAAAG TGGGACCCACCAATTcttgatcaagtggatgatgaGAAGATAGACCTAGTATTTCAGCCATTTGCAGAGGATTTGGAGCTCAAAGTTCCAGAACAGGAAGACTGCAG GTGGGATGGAAAATACGAAAACTCAGCATACGCAAAGTGA